A region of the Desulfuribacillus alkaliarsenatis genome:
TAAAAAGTCGTGCAGGAGATAAGAAGGTTCTATGCGGACTTAGCGGCGGTGTAGATTCTTCAGTTGCTGCGGTGTTAACACATAAGGCAGTAGGGGATAATTTAACTTGTATCTTCGTAGATCACGGTCTATTACGTAAAAATGAAGCAGAGCAGGTAATGGAAACATTCAAAGATGGTTTCAACATGAATATTATTCTTGTCGATGCGAAAGAACGTTTTATGACCAAATTAAAAGGGGTCAGTGATCCTGAGACTAAACGTAAAATTATTGGTGAAGAATTTATCCGTGTATTCGAAGAAGAGTCTAAGAAACTAGGGCAATTCGATTACCTTGTACAGGGCACATTGTATACAGATATTATTGAAAGTGGAACAGATACGGCGACAACTATTAAATCCCATCACAACGTTGGTGGATTACCAGAAGATATAGATTTCGAGATAATTGAACCGTTAAACACATTATTTAAGGATGAAGTTAGACGTGTAGGGGAAGAAATGGGATTACCTGAGACGATTGTATGGCGCCATCCATTCCCAGGACCAGGTCTTGCAATTCGTGCAATAGGGGAAGTGACGGAAGAAAAGCTGCACATTCTCCGTGAGTCAGACGCTATTCTAACAGAAGAAGTGCGTAAAGCTGGCTTATATCGTGAAGTATGGCAAATGTTTACTGTTGTACCGAACGTTCGTAGTGTAGGTGTTATGGGGGATGAGCGTACCTATAACCATGCGGTGGCTATTCGTGCTGTGACTAGTACTGATGGTATGACGGCTGATTGGGCGCACCTTCCTTATGAGTTACTACAAACCCTATCTTCAAGGATGATTAATGAGATTCCAGAAGTAAACCGAGTTGTATATGATATTACATCAAAGCCACCAGCAACAATCGAATGGGAATAATAGATTAGTGGCAAAAATTAGAATATAATTTGTTTGTATTTGGCAGAATAACCTTTGTGGATAATACCACAAGGGTTATTTTTATGCATTCAGTTAAAAGTTAAATACACGAACATTTAAATAAAATACCCATAGAACGTTCGTGTTTTTTGTTGACTTTTGTCGAATATGCTGGTACACTATGGTTGCAATAATCGTATTTAGATTAAACCAATATTGAAACAAGGTTCGTATAATCCTGAGAATATGGCTCGGAAGTATCTACCAGGCAACCGTAAATTGCTTGACTACGAAACAACTTACGTATCACATGATGTTGATACGCTTGTTTTCGTAGAGCCTAGTGTATATAACTATATCACTAGGCTCTGCTGTTTCCAAATTTATCCAAAAAGGAGATGTACGAGTTGGTAAGCAAAGACAGTGCAGTAGGTAAGTTTTTTAAGTTTGAAGAACACAACACGAATTTCAGAACAGAAGTAATTGCAGGTCTTACAACATTCTTAACTATGGCTTACATAATATTTGTAAACCCTGCGATTCTATCAGACGCCGGTATGGATTTCGGAGCAGTATTCGTAGCAACGGTTATCGCTGCAACTATTGGTAGTTTGATTATGGGGTTATATGCTAACTATCCAATCGCGTTAGCGCCAGGTATGGGTCTGAATGCATATTTCTCATACACTGTAGTATTAGGAATGGGCTATTCTTGGGAAGTTGCTTTAGGAGCAGTATTCGTTTCCGGGGTATTATTCTTGATTTTAACAGTATCAAAAATACGTGAACTTATTATTAATGTAATTCCACCAGGTTTGAAAAGTGCTGTTGCAGCAGGTATTGGTTTGTTTATTGCTTTTATTGGTTTAAAAAATGCTGAGGTTATTGTAGGTTATGATGCAACACTAGTAGCGTTAAATCCTGAATTTCTGTCTGGGACACCGCTATTGACAATGATTGGTTTAGTAATTATTTCTTTATTAATAATTCGTAAAGTACCAGGCGGAATTTTTATTGGTATGTTAATTACAGCGATTATAGGTATTTTTATGGGTGAAGTAGTGCGACCAGAGGGTATAGTAGAGGCACCACCTAGTTTAGCTCCTACATTTATGGCGATGGACATTTGGGGTGCGTTAGAGTTAGGTGCATTGACAATAGTATTTGCTTTCTTGTTCGTTGACTTCTTCGACTCTGCTGGAACATTAACTGGAGTTGCTAAGCAGGGTAATATGTTAGTTGACAATAAGCTTCCTAGAGCAAGCCGTGCATTAACTGCAGACTCTGTAGCTACAATGTCAGGTGCAGCGCTTGGTACATCAACAACTACAGCTTACATAGAATCATCAGCGGGTGTTGCGGCTGGTGGACGTACTGGTATGACAGCTGTTGTTACTGGATTATTGTTCTTAGCTTCGTTACCGTTTTTCCCAATTATTAAAGCGTTAGCTTTATCGCCAGGGGTTACATCACCTGTTTTAATTATAGTGGGTGTATTCATGGCTTCAAGCTTAAAGGATATTGAATGGAAAGAGTTTTCCGAAGCAGTACCAGCTTTTATGACGGCGTTATTTATGCCGCTAAGCTTTAGTATCGCCAACGGTATTGCATTTGGTTTCATTGCATATCCGCTTGTAAAGGTTTTTGCAGGTAAGGCGAAGGAAGTTCATCCATTAGTATATATTATCGGTTTCTTATTCGTGCTCCGATTTATTTTCCTCGGAACGGACTAAGGCAATTGGAGATATTAAATTTTTAGAAATCTAGAAGTTCATAGAGAGGGCTCTTTTATAGGGTCCTCTTTTACTTCAAGTATGGATACATTAAAATACGATTAGCTATAAATAAAACCAGAGGAATATGGAGGATTATAATATGGACAAGCAGACCTTAGTGGGTGTTATTATGGGTAGCACTTCTGACTGGGAGACTATGAAACACGCATGCGATATGCTAGACGAATTAAAAGTACCCTACGAAAAAAAAGTAGTGTCAGCCCATCGAACTCCAGATTATATGTTTAACTATGCGGAGACCGCCAAGGATCGTGGGATAGAAGTTATAATAGCGGGTGCGGGTGGAGCGGCCCATTTGCCAGGTATGGTTGCCTCTAAGACTGAGCTACCAGTAATTGGTGTGCCTGTGAAATCTAGCAACTTAAATGGCTTAGACTCATTGCTGTCTATTGTGCAAATGCCTGGGGGCATCCCAGTGGCTACAGTAGCCATTGGCAAAGCAGGAGCGACCAATGCAGGAATACTTGCAGCGCAGATATTAGGGATTAAATATCCAGAATATCAGCAAGCAGTGGCAATAATGCGCCAAAACAAGAAGGACACGGTATTATCAGAGGAACTGTAATTTCAGAGGAACTTTAATTATGAATTGTTAAATGAATGAATGTAAAAGTATTGGGGTGTATTACTGTGGATGATAATAATAAGGTGATAGAACCAGGCTCTACAATTGGGATATTAGGTGGCGGGCAGCTTGGTAGAATGATTATATTAGCTGGGAAGGCAATGGGGTATCGATTTGTCACACTTGACCCGCATAGCAAATGTCCAGCAGCGCAGGTTTCCGATGACCATATTGTGAGTAAGTTTGACGATTTTAAGGGTGCTGATTATCTAGGTCGTAATAGTGAGGTTATAACTTATGAATTTGAAAATGTAGATTCTGCAGTTGCCAATAGGCTAGAGGAAAAATACTATTTGCCTCAAGGAAGCCTATTATTAAAAATTACACAAAATCGTAGCAATGAGAAGTCTGTTTTACGGTCACTAGGTCTACCAGTTGCACCATTTGAAGTTATTAAAAGAGATCCATACGAAGTAATCAATAATGAGCCATTAACACACCTTAAACTTGTATCAAAAGATGAGCGACGCTTAGAGACAGCACTGCTGAAAGCTGTAGATAACTTAGGGATGCCAGCGGTTATGAAGACAACTACAGGTGGCTATGACGGTAAAGGACAGTGGTTTATCCGTAATGAGCGCGATTTTATATCTGCTAGTAATGCTTTTAACCGTATCGAGTTTGTCAATTCAGATTTTATTGTTGAGAAATTTGTACCATTTGAACGAGAACTCTCCGTGATTGTAGCTAGGAATAAGAAAGGTGAAATAGAAACATATCCAGTAGCAGAGAATATTCACAATAACAGCATCTTGCATATGACAATAGTTCCAGCAAGAATTCCTGTCGAGGCTCAGGAGCAAGCACAGAAAATTGCTAAACAGCTAGCAATAGATATAGATCTTATTGGTTTGTTAGCAATAGAAATGTTTTATAAAGAGGATGGCACAATCTATATCAATGAACTAGCACCAAGACCACACAATTCTGGACATTATACAATGGACGCATGCATGACGTCGCAGTTTGAACAGCATGTGCGGGCAATCTGTAATTTACCATTAGGCAAGACTGATTTATTAACGCCAGTAGTGATGGTAAATCTATTAGGACAGCATATTGCTCCGTTTATGGAATCGATTCCTAACATGCCGAAAGAAGTAAAATTCCATTTATACGGAAAATCAGAAGCAGTATATAACCGGAAGATGGGACATATCAACGTATTAAGTGCAAGTGTTGAAGATGCATTAAGTATTATTAACAACCTACCGTTCATTGATGCATAACACTAGCTAGTTACTATGACAACAACGCGCAAGCTGCAATATATACAATAAGACCCAGTGGGTAAGATACAAACCAACATGATGGGTAAAAAAATGGAGGATAAGAAATGATAGAAAGATATTCAAGGCCAGAAATGGCAGCAATTTGGACAGAAGAAAATAAATTCAATGCATGGCTTCGTGTTGAAATAGAGGCTTGTGAGGCGTGGGCGGAGCTAGGTGTTATTCCGAAAGAGGATGTACAAAAGCTTTGGGATAAAGCAGGCTTTGATGTGCAGCGCATTCACGAAATTGAAGCAGAAACAAGACATGATGTTGTTGCCTTTACTAGAGCGGTATCTGAAACCCTCGAAGAAGAGAAAAAATGGGTTCACTATGGACTTACTTCAACTGATGTAGTAGATACAGCACTAGCTTTTCTAATAAAACAAGCGAATGATATTATCCGCAAGGATATTGAGTATGTTATAGAAGTATTACGTAAGCGAGCAATTGAGCATAAGGACACTATAATGATGGGTCGAACCCACGGTGTGCATGCGGAGCCAACAACCTTTGGCTTAAAGCTAGCCTTATGGTATGAAGAGATGAAGAGAAACCTTGAGCGCTTTAACCGTGCTGCTGAAGAGGTAGAGTTTGGTAAAATGTCAGGAGCTGTAGGAACCTATGCAAACATTAACCCTGCAGTAGAAGAGTATGTCTGTAAGAAACTAGGCTTAACCCCAGCGCCAGTGTCAACGCAAACTTTACAGCGTGATCGTCATGCGCACTATTTATCAGTTCTAGCTTTAGTCGGGACAACCCTAGAGAAAATCGGCGTAGAAATCCGTGGGTTACAAAAAAGTGAAGTGCGTGAGGTCGAGGAACGCTTCCATAAGGGGCAAAAAGGTTCATCAGCTATGCCGCACAAACGTAATCCAGTATCAAGTGAAAACATTTGCGGTTTAGCTCGTGTGCTACGCGGCAACATGGTTGCAGAATATGATTGCGTTCCACTATGGCATGAACGTGACATATCACACTCATCAGTTGAACGTGTAATCATACCTGATAGCACGATATTGCTAAACTATATGCTCAGACGTATGGGCAAAGTACTTGATGATTTAACGGTATTCCCTGAGAACATGCGTCGCAATATGGACCGCACCTTCGGACTTATTTTCTCACAAAGAGTATTACTTAAGCTGATTGAGAAAGGCATGTCTAGGGAAGCGGCTTATGATATGGTACAACGCAAAGCAATGCAGGCCTGGGAGGAACAGACCTCATTTAAGGGATTGGTAGAAGCAGAAGCAACTATAATGGAGCACTTGACGGAAGATGAAGTCGAGGATTGCTTCGATCCTAGATATCATGTGAAACATGTAGACACGATTTTCAAACGTATTGGTTTAATATAGTTTAAATTTTTAGGAGGGTATTTTTAAATGCAAAAGGGTCAAATGCTTTATGAAGGAAAGGCAAAGAAAATATTTCGCACCGATGACGAAAACATCTATTGGGTTGTATATAAAGATGACGCTACTGCATTTAATGGCGCAAAGAAGGGGCAAGTAGCTAACAAAGGCTTATTAAATAACAAAATAAGCTCATTATTCTTCAAAATGCTTAAAAAAGAGGGCATTGATAATCACTTCATTGAGAACATCTCAGAGAATGAACAGCTTATTAAAAAGGTTGAAATTATCAATGTAGAGGTTGTTGTCAGGAACGTGGCTACTGGATCTTTAGTTAAAAGGTTAGGATTCACGGAAGGCGAAGAATTATCAGAGCCAATTGTTGAATTTTATTACAAAAACGACGCATTAAATGACCCTTTTATAAACGAAGACCATATAAAGATTTTGAAGCTTGCAGACCCTGGACAGGTACAGCAAATGAGGGAGCAGGGTTTACGAGTAAATACAGTATTAAAGCGTTTTATGGAGCAGCTAGGTATTATATTGGTTGATTTCAAGCTAGAGTTCGGAGTAGACAGTGAAGGTAAAGTATTACTGGCTGACGAAATATCTCCTGATACCTGTCGATTCTGGGATATAAAAACCCAGGAGAAGCTAGACAAAGACCGTTTCCGTCAAGATTTAGGTGGCGTAGAAGAAGCCTATCAAGAAATTCTAAAACGATTGGAGGCCAAAATATAATGTGTGGTGTATTTGGCATCTTTAACAACAAAAATGCAGCTCAGCTCACGTATTATGCCTTATATGCACTACAGCACAGAGGTCAAGAAAGTGCTGGAATCGTAGCAAATGACAATGGCAATCTTAATTCTCACAAAGGACTTGGACTAGTTGCAGATGTGTTCACAGAAGAGAAAATAGAAACTCTGAAAGGCACTTCGGCTATTGGGCATGTGCGTTACTCAACAACAGGCATAAACTCACTACAAAATGTACAACCGATTTTCTTCAATTATCGTCGTGGAAACCTGGCAATTGCTCATAATGGAAATCTTGTTAATGCCCATCAGTTACGAAGCCACCTGGAGCGCCAAGGGAGCATTTTCCAGGGTACGAGTGATACTGAAGTAGCTGCCCACCTAATTGCCCGTTCAGGCTATGAGAACACTGAGGAGGCTGTCAAAGAGAGCTTAAGTATGCTTAAAGGTTCATATGCGATGCTATTCATGTCTGATACTAAGCTTATTGCTGTAAGGGATCCTAATGGCATTCGCCCACTTTCTTTAGGGAAATTAAATGGTAGTTATGTAGTTTCCTCAGAGACCTGTGCATTCGATACGATCGGTGCTACTTATATTCGTGACGTAGAGCCTGGTGAGATTATTATGATTACTAAGGACGGAATTACAAGTGATCGTATCACTAGCTTTCCAAAAAGAGCTACCTGTGTGTTTGAATATATTTATTTTGCGCGTCCAGATAGTAATATTGAAGGACTTAACGTTCATTCTGCTCGCAAAGAGCTTGGCAAAAAGCTGTTTCAAGAAGCTCCAGTAGTAGCTGATGTTGTCACGGGCGTACCTGACTCAAGTATTTCTGCTGCAATCGGTTTCGCTGAAGAAGCAGGAATTCCATATGAGCTAGGGTTAATTAAAAATCGCTACATTGGTAGGACGTTTATCCAGCCTTCACAAGAACTGCGCGAACGTGGTGTGCGTTTAAAGCTAAGTGCCGTACGTAAGGTTGTGGAAGGTAAACGTGTAGTTATGATTGACGATTCAATTGTAAGAGGAACTACTAGTGGACGAATTGTTAATATGCTAAGGGAAGCAGGGGCGACTGAGGTTCATGTGCGTATTAGCTCGCCGCCAGTAACCCATTCCTGCTATTATGGAATTGACACATCTGCTAGGGAAGAGTTAATTGCAGCTAACAAGACGATTGAAGAGATTCGCGAGCATATAGGTGCGGACTCATTAGCGTTTTTAAGTACTGACGAAATGATTAATACCTTTGGTGAACGTACAGATTTATGTGGTGAAGATAAGAACTGTAGCGGTTATTGCGAAGGTTGTTTTACGGGATCATATCCTACAGAGATAATAGAGCAGTCCAAGTTTAGCTTAGAGCGCTAACGAATTTAGTTTAGAACGCTAACAAGTTTAGTTTAGAACGTTAGGGAGGCATAATAGAATGAGTTTATATAAAGATGCTGGTGTAGATATTGATGCAGGTAATGAAGCAGTTGACCGTATGAAGCCCCATGTAAAGAAAACATGGCGTAAAGAGGTATTAACGGATTTAGGTAGCTTTGGTGCGTTATTTCAATTAGATTTACAAAAATTCCATGAGCCTGTTTTAGTTTCAGGAACAGATGGTGTAGGCACAAAGCTAAAAGTTGCTTTTGCCTTAGATAAGCACGATACGATAGGTATTGATGCTGTAGCTATGTGTGTTAATGATATCGTTGTGCAGGGCGCTGAACCATTGTTTTTCCTAGATTACTTAGCCTGTGGGAAGCTTGAGCCTGGAAAGGTAGAGCAAATCGTTAAGGGTATAGCTGATGGTTGTGCCCAGTCAGGCTGCGCTTTAATCGGCGGAGAGACAGCGGAAATGCCAGGTATGTACGCAGATGGAGAATACGATATTGCAGGATTTTCTGTAGGAGCCGTTAATAAAAGCGAAATCATTGATGGATCTAAAGTTGCAGAGGGAAGCGTAATTATCGGCCTTGCATCTAGTGGGGTACATTCAAATGGTCTATCACTTGTACGTAAGATAATTGCAGATAACAATATAGCTTTTACCGACTCATTTGCAGAGCAAGTTAGTACAAATTTAAGCGCTGATTTAGCTAATAAAACTGTTGGTGAGGTTATACTTGAGCCTACAAAGCTTTATGTGAAATCAGTCCTAGCTGTTAAAGATAATTTCGAGCTGCAGGCTGCTGCCCATATTACTGGCGGTGGATTTTACGAGAACATACCTAGAGTATTTCCTGAGAAATATAAAGCAGTAATAGAAAAAGATACATGGACAGTTCCGGCTGTGTTTAGCTTCCTGCAAGAAAAAGGCGGAGTACCAGAGCGTGAGATGTATCGTACCTTTAACATGGGTGTCGGGATGATGTTAATTGTTCCAGCAGAGCAGCAGGAGCAAGTACTAAAGTTTCTTGCTGACTTAGGTGAGCAGGCTTATAAAATAGGACATATAGAGCAACGAAATGCTGAAGAAGCAGGTGTCATCATTAGTGGAATCGAATAATCATAAGCAGAGTAATTGTATTACTAATAGAAATTCTAAGCTAGCTGTTGCTGTACTGGCTTCAGGAAACGGATCAAATCTACAAGCATTAATTGATGCCCAGCAAGAAGGAAGTCTATCCTATGAAATCAAAGTCGTAATTACGGACAAGCATGGTGCAAGAGCAGTTTCACGTGCAAGGGAATCCAATATAGTAGCATATGAGTATGCACCGAAAGATTACCCATCAAAAGCAGACTATGAGCAGCAAGTCCTTAACTGTCTAAATAAACATAATATTGAACTGGTGGTTTTAGCAGGCTATATGCGTATTGTTGGAGCAACACTTTTAAACGCATTCGATGGGCGGATGATTAATTTGCATCCGTCACTGCTACCATCCTTTCAAGGAATTCATGCGCCACAGCAGGCCATTGATGCAGGTGTTAAAGTTTCGGGCTGTACAATCCATTTTGTTGATGAAGGATTAGATACGGGACCGATTATAGCGCAGCAGCCTGTTACTGTAACATTTGCTGATAATGCGGATACATTACAAGCAAAAATCCAAAAGCTAGAACATAAACTAATCGTCGATGTCGTAGAGCTAATTGCCCAAGGGCGTGTAAAGCGTCATGGGAGGATTATAGAAATTATATAGTGTGGGTATGTGTGGGTAAGTGCATGGGAAACGAATCCAACTCACTCACTAAGGTTTCCGACTTTGAAAGTGTGGGCAAGGCGCAGAGGTCGCATTCGACCCATGAACTAACGCTTTCAGCTTTAACATTCGCTAAGCTCGATTACCTAAAGCTCCCAACTCGCAAACTACACTCGGACACGGAAGCTTCTTAACGGTAATCTTCACTAAGCGACTGTACAAGCCTCCAGCAAAAGGTTCAAGCTGCCGAACACGACCCCTACGCCCAGTAGGATGCAAGTTAACAACTGTTTCACAAGTTTGTTCCGTAGAACCCATTCCCCATGCACCACACGAGAGATTGGAAAATATATTTTCAAGCAGTCAGCATAAATATCGTTATATTGTAGCGGTGATGAGTGGGAATGTGTGAAGGAGCGATCTATAGTGACAGGCTACTACTAGCTCTTAGTGCAGGATAGGTTGGAACTTCAACTGTCTGACCGAAGGGAGTTTTGAAGTTTCCCTATCCAAACTTAGAGCTAGTGGAGCCGAAAACGGGTGAGCGAGTTTACATATTTCTACTCATCACTTCTTCATCGTTACTCATCACAAAAGATAGAAAACGGAGGTTATAACATTGAAAAAACGAGCCCTTGTATCTGTTTCTGACAAGACGGGAATTGTCGAATTAGCAAAACAATTAATAGAGTTAGATGTAGAGATAATTTCTACAGGCGGAACGAAAAAGTTATTACAGGAAAATCAAGTGCCAGTTATCGGCATATCTGATGTAACAGGGTTTCCTGAAATCCTAGATGGTCGTGTTAAGACCCTTCATCCTAATGTGCATGGGGGTTTACTAGCGCGTAGGGACTTACCTGCCCATGTTGAGCAAATGAACGAGAATAATATCGAGGCTATCGACTTTGTTATTGTAAATCTATATCCATTTAGGGAGACAATTTCAAAACCTGATGTTACCTTAGAAGATGCGATTGAAAACATTGATATTGGTGGTCCAAGCATGCTACGCTCAGCAGCTAAAAACCACAAGGATGTTATCGTACTTGTAGACAGCAAGGATTACGCTCCTGTTCTTAATGAATTAAAGGAGCAGGGTGAGGTTTCCTATGAGACGAGACTGGCGCTAGCAGCGAAGGTATTCCGTCATACGGCAGCTTACGATTCGTTAATTAGCAAATATTTATCAAAACAAGCAGGTCAAGTATTCCCTGAGAAGCTAACTATGACCTATGAAAAGATTCAAGATTTACGTTATGGAGAAAATCCGCATCAAAAAGCAGCTTTTTATCGTGAAGCACTTCCTGATGTAGGTAATATAGCGACTGCTAAACAACTCCACGGAAAAGAATTATCATATAACAACATTAACGACGCTAATGCGGCCTTAAGCATCGTTGCAGAATTTACTGAACCAGCAGTAGTAGCAATTAAGCACACAAATCCATGTGGTGTTGGTGTAGCTAGAGATATTTTTGGTGCCTACCAAAAAGCATATGAGGCAGACCCTGTATCTATTTTCGGTGGGATAGTGGCCTTGAACCGTGAAGTAGATGGACTTACGGCAAATGCCATGAAGGATATTTTCTTAGAAATTATTATTGCACCTAAATTCTCAGAGAAGGCATTAACTATACTTGCAGCTAAGAAGAATTTGCGCTTACTAGAAGTAGACATGGAGCAGCTAGCAAACAACGCTAGAAACCCATTTACTTCGTTAAAAGTTGGTGGAGGAATTTTAGTTCAAGGGCAGGATACTAAGACGATTAATCAAGGTGATTTAAAAGTTGTCACTAAGCGTCAACCAACTACTGAGGAAATTACGCAAATGCTGTTTGCTTGGAAAGTTGTAAAACACGTAAAATCTAACGCAATTGTACTGGCAAAAGAAGATCAAACAATTGGTGTGGGTGCTGGGCAAATGAACCGTGTTGGTTCAGCTAAAATTGCCATTGAGCAAGCTGCAGATAAAGCAAAAGGCTCCGTACTTGCTTCAGACGCTTTCTTCCCAATGCCTGACACAGTTGAAGCAGCGGCGGCAGCTGGTGTAACGGCGATTATCCAACCAGGTGGCTCGATTAAAGACGAGGACTCTATTAAAGAGGCGGACAAGCACGGAATCACAATGGTGTTTACTGGAGTTAGGCACTTTAAACATTAATTTACGCGGATAGGTTCATTAAGGGTAAGAATTTTACTGTTGGGAATTTTTGAGGAGGATGATTATGCGAATACTTGTAGTTGGACGTGGAGGGCGTGAACACACATTAGCTTGGAAGCTTGCGCAAAGCTCAGAAATAACAAATGTATATGTGGCGCCAGGAAATCCAGGAATAGCTAGAACGGCTAAATGTGAGTGTGTTGATATAGACGAGTTAAATATGGAAGAGCTTGTTACCTTTGCTATTCAAAAGACTATTGATTTAGTGGTAGTAGGCCCAGAAGCACCTCTATCTGCAGGATTAGTTGATGAGATGATAGGGGCAGGGATTCCAGCATTTGGACCTTCAAAGGAAGCGGCACAAATTGAGGCAAGTAAAGAGTTTGCTAAGAAGTTAATGGTTGAAAACAATATCCCTACGGCAGCATATGCGTCGTTTACCGACCTTGAATCAGCGAAGGAGTATGTCAAACAGCAGGGGGCACCAATTGTTGTCAAGGCGGACGGTCTAGCAGCAGGTAAAGGTGTAGTTGTGGCGATGACGGAAGCAGAAGCTTTAGATGCCCTAGATCAAATAATGGGTGATAGCATTTTCGGTACGGCAGGAAGTCGTGTTGTTATTGAGCAATTCCTTGAGGGTGAAGAGGTAACGATAATGGCCTTTGTCGATGGAAAAACAATTAAGCCAATGGCTATGGCCCAGGATCACAAACCGGTATTTGATAATGATGAAGGACCGAACACGGGAGGTATGGGTACTTATTCTCCTGTACCACAATTTGCTGAGTCGTTAACAGATGAAGTTGTTAAGACTATTATTCAACCAACTGTGGAAGCATTACAGAAACAGGGAATCACATATAAAGGTGTACTATACGCTGGTTTGATGGTTACTAAAGATGGTCCGAAGGTTATAGAATTTAATGCTCGATTTGGTGATCCAGAGACACAGGTAATCCTGCCGAGGCTTGAGACTGACATTATGACTATATTTAACGCGGTGATTCAAGGTAAATTGGAGTATGTAGACGTTGAATGGTCAAATGATGCCACAGTTTGCATAGTTATGGCGTCAGAGGGTTACCCAGGGAATTATGATAAGGGTAGACCAATTCGAGGTTTAGAGGGAGTTGCTGAGGAGTTCGGCAATAATGTTGCTGTATTCCATGCGGGTACTAATGAGAAGGATGGTCAGATAGTTACTAATGGAGGCCGGGTTTTAGGTGTTATGGGTAGAGGAATAGACTTGCTTCAAGCTAGAGATAATGCATATCAAGCAGTTTCTAAGATAGAATTTGCAGGTGCTCACTATCGCACTGATATCGGTTTAAAGGCGATTAAAAATGTACAATAACGATAAGCAAGCACTTCAGGCAAAGCGATACAAAGGGTACTTTCTAGATTTAGATGGAACTATTTATCGAGGGACAGAACCGATTCCTGAAGCGATTGATTTTGTTAAGAATTTACAAGAGCAGGA
Encoded here:
- the guaA gene encoding glutamine-hydrolyzing GMP synthase, which produces MQKPEQKVIVLDFGGQYNQLIARRIRELGVYSELMSHKTTIEQIKELNPKGIIFSGGPNSVYSEKAPKVDSEIYELGIPILGICYGMQMMSYHFEGKVERASVREYGKATITVSNESSLLYTGLPKEQQVWMSHSDLVIEPPKGFVVDASTNHAPVAAMSNEEKRLYAVQFHPEVLHTVHGNDMLKNFILHVCKCDLNWTASNFVEFAVEDIKSRAGDKKVLCGLSGGVDSSVAAVLTHKAVGDNLTCIFVDHGLLRKNEAEQVMETFKDGFNMNIILVDAKERFMTKLKGVSDPETKRKIIGEEFIRVFEEESKKLGQFDYLVQGTLYTDIIESGTDTATTIKSHHNVGGLPEDIDFEIIEPLNTLFKDEVRRVGEEMGLPETIVWRHPFPGPGLAIRAIGEVTEEKLHILRESDAILTEEVRKAGLYREVWQMFTVVPNVRSVGVMGDERTYNHAVAIRAVTSTDGMTADWAHLPYELLQTLSSRMINEIPEVNRVVYDITSKPPATIEWE
- a CDS encoding NCS2 family permease encodes the protein MVSKDSAVGKFFKFEEHNTNFRTEVIAGLTTFLTMAYIIFVNPAILSDAGMDFGAVFVATVIAATIGSLIMGLYANYPIALAPGMGLNAYFSYTVVLGMGYSWEVALGAVFVSGVLFLILTVSKIRELIINVIPPGLKSAVAAGIGLFIAFIGLKNAEVIVGYDATLVALNPEFLSGTPLLTMIGLVIISLLIIRKVPGGIFIGMLITAIIGIFMGEVVRPEGIVEAPPSLAPTFMAMDIWGALELGALTIVFAFLFVDFFDSAGTLTGVAKQGNMLVDNKLPRASRALTADSVATMSGAALGTSTTTAYIESSAGVAAGGRTGMTAVVTGLLFLASLPFFPIIKALALSPGVTSPVLIIVGVFMASSLKDIEWKEFSEAVPAFMTALFMPLSFSIANGIAFGFIAYPLVKVFAGKAKEVHPLVYIIGFLFVLRFIFLGTD
- the purK gene encoding 5-(carboxyamino)imidazole ribonucleotide synthase — its product is MNVKVLGCITVDDNNKVIEPGSTIGILGGGQLGRMIILAGKAMGYRFVTLDPHSKCPAAQVSDDHIVSKFDDFKGADYLGRNSEVITYEFENVDSAVANRLEEKYYLPQGSLLLKITQNRSNEKSVLRSLGLPVAPFEVIKRDPYEVINNEPLTHLKLVSKDERRLETALLKAVDNLGMPAVMKTTTGGYDGKGQWFIRNERDFISASNAFNRIEFVNSDFIVEKFVPFERELSVIVARNKKGEIETYPVAENIHNNSILHMTIVPARIPVEAQEQAQKIAKQLAIDIDLIGLLAIEMFYKEDGTIYINELAPRPHNSGHYTMDACMTSQFEQHVRAICNLPLGKTDLLTPVVMVNLLGQHIAPFMESIPNMPKEVKFHLYGKSEAVYNRKMGHINVLSASVEDALSIINNLPFIDA
- the purE gene encoding 5-(carboxyamino)imidazole ribonucleotide mutase, which codes for MDKQTLVGVIMGSTSDWETMKHACDMLDELKVPYEKKVVSAHRTPDYMFNYAETAKDRGIEVIIAGAGGAAHLPGMVASKTELPVIGVPVKSSNLNGLDSLLSIVQMPGGIPVATVAIGKAGATNAGILAAQILGIKYPEYQQAVAIMRQNKKDTVLSEEL
- the purB gene encoding adenylosuccinate lyase; protein product: MIERYSRPEMAAIWTEENKFNAWLRVEIEACEAWAELGVIPKEDVQKLWDKAGFDVQRIHEIEAETRHDVVAFTRAVSETLEEEKKWVHYGLTSTDVVDTALAFLIKQANDIIRKDIEYVIEVLRKRAIEHKDTIMMGRTHGVHAEPTTFGLKLALWYEEMKRNLERFNRAAEEVEFGKMSGAVGTYANINPAVEEYVCKKLGLTPAPVSTQTLQRDRHAHYLSVLALVGTTLEKIGVEIRGLQKSEVREVEERFHKGQKGSSAMPHKRNPVSSENICGLARVLRGNMVAEYDCVPLWHERDISHSSVERVIIPDSTILLNYMLRRMGKVLDDLTVFPENMRRNMDRTFGLIFSQRVLLKLIEKGMSREAAYDMVQRKAMQAWEEQTSFKGLVEAEATIMEHLTEDEVEDCFDPRYHVKHVDTIFKRIGLI
- the purC gene encoding phosphoribosylaminoimidazolesuccinocarboxamide synthase, which translates into the protein MQKGQMLYEGKAKKIFRTDDENIYWVVYKDDATAFNGAKKGQVANKGLLNNKISSLFFKMLKKEGIDNHFIENISENEQLIKKVEIINVEVVVRNVATGSLVKRLGFTEGEELSEPIVEFYYKNDALNDPFINEDHIKILKLADPGQVQQMREQGLRVNTVLKRFMEQLGIILVDFKLEFGVDSEGKVLLADEISPDTCRFWDIKTQEKLDKDRFRQDLGGVEEAYQEILKRLEAKI